CGGGGTCTGGAGGAGGCGCTTGACCTCGGCGAGGAACTGCGCGGCGAGCGCCCCGTCGATCACCCGGTGATCGCTCGACATGGTGATGCGCATGATCGAGCGGATCTGGATCTGGTCCTTGTCATCCACCACGGGCTCCTTCTTGATGGAGCCGATGGCGAGGATGGCCGACTCGGGCGGGTTGATGATCGCCGTGAAGCTCTCGACGTCGAACGAGCCGAGGTTGCTCACGGTGATGGTGCCGCCGCCCATCTCTTCGGGCTTGAGCTTGTTGGCCTTGGCCCGGCCGATGATCTCCTTGGTCTCGCGGGCGATCACGGGCAGCGACTTGTCGCCAGCACCGTGCAGCACGGGAACCACGAGGCCCTCGGGCAGCGCCACCGCAACGCCCACGTTGACCGCGCCGCGCTCGATGATCTCGGTCTCGTTCCAGGCGGCGTTGACCGCGGGGAACTTGAGGGCGGCCTTGGCAACGGCCTTGACGATCATGTCGTTGAAGGACGCCTTCTCCTCGGCCGACACCGCCGCGTTGAACTGGCTCCGGAAGGCGACCGCGTCGGTCATGTCGATCGCGGTGGTCACGTAGAAGTGGGGAGCCGCCACCTTGCTCTCGGCGAGGCGACGGGCGATGGCCTGGCGCATCCGGGTGAGCGTAATGGAGCGATCCTCGCGGGCCACAGCCACCGGAGCAGCGGCACGGACGGCCGCAGCAGGGGCGAGGGCGCCCTTGAAGGCATCGACGTCCTTGCGGACGATGCGGCCGCCAGGGCCGGTACCGGGGATCTGGGAAAGGTCGAGGTTGCGCTCGGCTGCCACCTTGCGCGCCAAGGGCGACGACTTGAGGCGGCCCTCACGGACGGGAGCCGCGGCGACGGTGGGGGTCGCGGTGGGGTAGGTCACGCTCGGACCTTCGGGATACTCGCTGGTCTGCGCCGCGGGGGCTTCCGCCTTGGCAGGGGCCGCAGCAGGAGCGGCCTTGGCGGGCGCCTCGACCTTCTCACCGGGCTGGGCGATGATCGCGATGACCTCGCCGACCGGCACATCCTCGTCGGCCTGGTGGAGGATCTTGGCGAGCACGCCCGAATCGAACGCTTCGATCTCGATGTTGACCTTTTCGGTCTGGATCTCAGCGATCGGCTCGCCCTTGGTGACGGCCTCCCCCTCGTTCTTCATCCAACGAAGAATCTTGCCTTCGGTCATGTCATAGCCCATCTTGGGCATGAGCACGTTGCTCGCCATGAATCGTCCTCCGAATTCGTGAATAGGGATGGAAGCGCCCGACAGGATGCCGG
This genomic window from bacterium contains:
- a CDS encoding 2-oxo acid dehydrogenase subunit E2, with translation MASNVLMPKMGYDMTEGKILRWMKNEGEAVTKGEPIAEIQTEKVNIEIEAFDSGVLAKILHQADEDVPVGEVIAIIAQPGEKVEAPAKAAPAAAPAKAEAPAAQTSEYPEGPSVTYPTATPTVAAAPVREGRLKSSPLARKVAAERNLDLSQIPGTGPGGRIVRKDVDAFKGALAPAAAVRAAAPVAVAREDRSITLTRMRQAIARRLAESKVAAPHFYVTTAIDMTDAVAFRSQFNAAVSAEEKASFNDMIVKAVAKAALKFPAVNAAWNETEIIERGAVNVGVAVALPEGLVVPVLHGAGDKSLPVIARETKEIIGRAKANKLKPEEMGGGTITVSNLGSFDVESFTAIINPPESAILAIGSIKKEPVVDDKDQIQIRSIMRITMSSDHRVIDGALAAQFLAEVKRLLQTPMLLLI